The Spirosoma foliorum genome has a window encoding:
- a CDS encoding endo-1,4-beta-xylanase — MRKRISYILIALSVAFVAPEKGLKDYYKAYFPIGVAVNPRMVQPGPDADLIKAQFNSMTPENAMKMGPIHPEENRYNWKDADAIADFAQQNNIKLRGHTLCWHNQTPRWFFTDSTGKTVSRKVLLARLKQHITDVMGRYKGKIYAWDVVNEAVPDTGTGIYRKSKFYEIIGEDYIEKAFQYAHEADPSAQLFYNDYNTENASKRERIYQLLKKLKDKKIPINGVGLQAHWSIYEPSAQELEESISKFASLGLKIQFTEVDMSVYPKEHEGRARRDTDKSEFTPEMNDKQAAQYKLVFDIFRKHRDKITGVTFWNLTDKYSWLDNFPVPGRKDYPLLFDQNGQPKKAYERVVNF; from the coding sequence GTGAGAAAACGGATTTCTTATATCCTGATTGCCTTATCCGTTGCCTTCGTAGCACCCGAAAAAGGGCTAAAAGATTATTACAAGGCCTATTTCCCGATTGGGGTGGCCGTAAACCCGCGCATGGTGCAGCCCGGACCAGATGCTGACTTGATTAAAGCCCAGTTCAACAGCATGACACCCGAAAATGCGATGAAAATGGGGCCAATTCATCCCGAAGAGAACCGCTATAACTGGAAAGACGCCGACGCCATCGCTGATTTTGCCCAGCAGAACAACATCAAACTACGGGGACACACCCTCTGCTGGCATAACCAGACGCCCCGCTGGTTCTTCACGGACTCGACGGGTAAAACCGTCAGCCGGAAGGTTTTACTAGCCCGCCTGAAGCAACATATTACCGACGTCATGGGTCGCTATAAAGGCAAAATCTACGCCTGGGATGTTGTGAACGAAGCCGTCCCCGACACAGGGACTGGTATCTACCGCAAATCGAAATTTTACGAGATCATCGGCGAAGACTATATTGAGAAGGCGTTTCAATACGCCCATGAAGCCGACCCCTCAGCCCAACTGTTTTATAACGATTACAATACCGAAAATGCCTCGAAGCGGGAACGTATTTATCAGTTATTGAAAAAGTTAAAGGATAAGAAGATACCCATCAATGGAGTAGGCTTACAGGCTCATTGGTCCATTTACGAGCCCTCCGCGCAGGAGTTGGAAGAATCCATTTCCAAATTCGCCAGCCTGGGCCTAAAGATCCAGTTTACGGAAGTCGATATGTCGGTCTATCCCAAAGAACACGAAGGTCGGGCCCGGCGGGATACCGATAAGAGTGAGTTTACGCCGGAGATGAATGATAAACAGGCGGCTCAGTACAAACTAGTGTTCGATATCTTCCGGAAGCATCGCGACAAGATCACCGGCGTAACGTTCTGGAACCTGACCGACAAATATTCCTGGCTGGATAATTTTCCCGTTCCCGGCCGCAAGGATTACCCTTTACTGTTCGATCAGAATGGCCAGCCAAAGAAAGCGTATGAACGTGTGGTGAATTTTTAA
- a CDS encoding DUF2933 domain-containing protein, translating to MVARYFLLARSQDHLIGLLVFLQALECSIE from the coding sequence ATGGTGGCCCGCTACTTTCTATTAGCTCGGAGCCAAGACCATTTAATTGGCTTATTAGTATTTCTACAGGCTCTCGAATGCTCAATTGAGTGA
- a CDS encoding CHASE3 domain-containing protein — MSILLPPALMRKLASATTLAPFLFTLTCLSVIIYSLYQSQQQRQHNEDWLLQTGTVISMLGYLNTLAVEAETGTRGYLLSGHESALAPYKTALEQLPIQLNALRTLIDNDPEQKLPFTILQKLIRQRLLLSQTLIQLRQMGKNPEFAQREMNEGKVLMDKIRHQISQMTDLEKQRLASRQASLGEATRRGKWWGRWLVGICLLMVLTAASLAQVLRKSVRQQRQLHQLQEKLVGKLAQQQELEAVLIRQTDQLRTTLDASLNGILSMSALRNEQGEIINFRMDTANTTVKRMTGRDVDEILGRTLLDVFPGNAENGFLDLYKRVVNTGEAEHSMQYYQDDQGLAGWFEVSAVKQNDDRVVVTFINVTDHQQDKEKAERTLRQLQESNENLAQFAFVASHDLQAPLRKIQSFGDILLQQHGSILPDSGVHLVNRMLQTSERMSHLIRGLLNYSRIGGSQSPHQRVDLSELIDGILDDLELDIIEKQAILEVDQLPQVWGDPVQLQQLFSNLVSNALKFTKPGRKPKVFIRCQVVAVNKLPDSLFPVSRNHQSYYELSVIDNGIGFEEQYIDRIFKLFERLHGKNSYPGSGIGLAICKQIVMNHKGMLLVASKPDEGAAFRVYLPVINQPDINWLSLDHSRSLPY, encoded by the coding sequence ATGAGTATACTTCTTCCTCCAGCATTGATGCGAAAGTTGGCCAGCGCCACTACGCTGGCCCCATTTTTATTTACCCTCACCTGCTTATCAGTCATCATTTATTCGCTTTACCAAAGCCAGCAACAACGTCAGCATAATGAGGATTGGCTACTACAAACGGGTACGGTCATCTCGATGTTGGGATATCTAAACACCTTAGCTGTAGAGGCTGAAACGGGTACTAGAGGCTACTTACTAAGTGGACATGAAAGTGCTTTAGCCCCCTACAAAACTGCATTAGAACAACTCCCTATTCAATTAAATGCGCTGCGTACACTTATCGATAATGATCCTGAGCAGAAGCTACCCTTTACGATTCTTCAGAAACTGATACGTCAACGATTACTGCTTAGTCAGACCTTAATCCAACTTCGCCAAATGGGGAAAAACCCAGAGTTTGCCCAGCGAGAAATGAATGAAGGAAAAGTTCTTATGGACAAGATTCGCCATCAGATAAGCCAAATGACCGACTTGGAAAAGCAACGGCTTGCTAGTCGTCAGGCAAGCCTTGGAGAGGCTACTCGCCGGGGAAAATGGTGGGGGCGCTGGCTAGTCGGGATTTGTCTGTTAATGGTGTTAACGGCGGCTTCGCTGGCTCAAGTGCTCCGAAAGAGTGTTCGCCAACAACGGCAACTCCACCAACTTCAGGAAAAGCTGGTAGGGAAACTGGCTCAACAACAGGAATTAGAAGCAGTTCTGATCCGACAAACCGATCAATTGCGAACCACGTTAGATGCCTCCCTTAACGGAATTCTTTCGATGTCGGCGCTGCGAAATGAGCAGGGCGAAATTATTAATTTCCGAATGGACACGGCCAACACAACGGTGAAACGAATGACAGGTCGGGATGTAGATGAGATTTTAGGTCGTACCCTATTAGACGTCTTTCCAGGCAACGCCGAAAATGGTTTTCTAGATCTGTATAAACGTGTTGTCAATACGGGAGAGGCCGAACACTCGATGCAATATTATCAAGACGATCAGGGGCTGGCAGGCTGGTTTGAGGTATCGGCTGTCAAACAAAACGATGACCGGGTGGTGGTGACCTTCATCAACGTGACCGACCACCAGCAGGACAAAGAAAAAGCGGAACGAACGCTTCGTCAATTGCAGGAGTCGAATGAAAATTTAGCACAGTTTGCGTTTGTGGCAAGTCATGACCTGCAAGCCCCATTGCGCAAGATTCAAAGCTTTGGGGACATCCTCTTGCAACAACATGGGTCTATCTTACCGGATTCGGGAGTCCATTTAGTAAACAGGATGCTCCAAACCAGCGAACGAATGAGTCATCTTATCCGTGGTTTACTGAATTATTCTCGCATAGGCGGCTCCCAAAGTCCACACCAACGGGTAGATTTAAGCGAACTCATTGACGGTATTCTGGATGACCTGGAATTAGATATTATTGAAAAGCAGGCCATTCTCGAAGTCGATCAACTGCCTCAGGTTTGGGGCGACCCTGTCCAGTTGCAGCAGCTCTTTAGTAATTTAGTGTCCAATGCGCTCAAGTTTACTAAGCCGGGAAGAAAGCCGAAGGTATTTATACGTTGTCAGGTCGTGGCAGTGAACAAGCTCCCTGATTCCCTATTTCCCGTTTCCAGAAACCATCAATCGTACTACGAACTCAGTGTGATTGATAACGGTATTGGTTTCGAGGAGCAGTATATAGACCGCATCTTTAAACTGTTCGAGCGGCTACATGGCAAAAACTCATATCCGGGTAGTGGAATTGGGTTAGCCATCTGCAAGCAAATTGTAATGAATCATAAAGGTATGCTGCTGGTAGCGAGTAAACCCGACGAAGGGGCTGCCTTCCGTGTCTATCTGCCAGTAATTAATCAGCCTGACATTAACTGGCTAAGTTTAGACCACAGTCGTTCGTTACCCTACTAG
- a CDS encoding response regulator: MPATFTPMGSPTHNQLVYLVDDDEDDVFLFEQALLSVFPNCKLRHFGNGLVMLELMSVAGNIPQLIFLDLYMPYPDGLEILMNLKINKNWSHIPVIILTGVDDPYRARLAYQMGAQTVIQKPDHYEQLLELLQVVRQYWFTLAYLPSGQS; the protein is encoded by the coding sequence ATGCCAGCTACATTTACCCCAATGGGTAGTCCTACTCATAACCAACTAGTGTACTTGGTAGACGATGACGAAGATGACGTATTTTTATTTGAACAAGCGCTTCTTTCTGTTTTCCCCAATTGTAAGCTCCGTCATTTTGGCAATGGTCTGGTCATGCTTGAGCTGATGAGCGTAGCTGGCAATATACCCCAGTTGATTTTTCTGGATTTATACATGCCCTATCCCGATGGTCTGGAAATTCTGATGAACTTGAAAATCAATAAAAACTGGTCGCATATTCCAGTCATTATTTTAACGGGGGTTGATGATCCATATAGGGCCCGATTAGCTTACCAGATGGGGGCGCAGACGGTGATTCAGAAACCTGACCATTATGAACAATTACTGGAACTACTCCAGGTCGTTCGCCAATACTGGTTTACGCTGGCTTATCTTCCTTCAGGTCAGTCTTAA
- a CDS encoding RNA polymerase sigma factor, whose amino-acid sequence MTIAAQTETNLVRDLQAKLPGAYNSLYDAYSPALFGVLLRMVKDHDRAEDLLQDTFIRVWSTIDRYDASQGRLFTWLLTITKNIALDDLRAQKTKAMAAKYISERSDGMISPTFTGGMLYQTLTANLAPKYRQVIDLLYFRDYKLQEVADELKIPLGTVKTRYRMALQQLKKTYKQDIYHYHVN is encoded by the coding sequence ATGACTATTGCTGCCCAAACAGAGACAAATCTTGTCCGGGATCTTCAGGCTAAACTCCCAGGTGCTTATAACTCTTTATATGATGCCTATAGTCCAGCCCTGTTTGGCGTGCTTTTACGGATGGTAAAAGACCATGACCGTGCCGAAGATTTACTTCAGGATACCTTTATTCGGGTGTGGTCAACTATTGACCGGTATGATGCCAGCCAGGGGCGGCTATTTACATGGCTACTGACTATTACGAAGAATATAGCCTTAGATGATTTGCGGGCGCAGAAAACGAAGGCAATGGCAGCAAAATATATTAGTGAGCGGTCTGATGGGATGATAAGTCCCACCTTTACAGGCGGCATGTTATATCAAACGCTTACGGCTAATTTAGCGCCTAAATATCGTCAAGTGATTGACCTACTTTATTTTCGGGATTATAAACTGCAAGAGGTAGCCGATGAGTTAAAGATTCCGCTGGGTACCGTTAAGACCCGTTATCGGATGGCCTTGCAGCAGTTAAAAAAAACCTATAAGCAGGACATTTATCACTATCATGTAAATTAA
- a CDS encoding DoxX family protein, with translation MKTLANLFDQFDHLDTSINKWLVANSILLLRICMGLVFLIFGFLKFFPGISPIEDLATRTTTVLTMRIFSGPRAMDFVAGLECIIGLCFLSGRFLRVGVWLMAIQLIGAMSPLLLFPGELFPGPLHAPTLAAQYILKDIILIAAGMVIASTWTGARIVAKPRSFRSTLRSRVAGVVRNQRTTLASN, from the coding sequence ATGAAAACCTTAGCAAACCTTTTCGACCAATTTGATCACCTGGATACCAGCATAAATAAGTGGCTTGTGGCCAACAGTATTTTACTACTACGTATTTGTATGGGCCTAGTCTTTCTGATATTCGGATTCCTGAAGTTCTTTCCCGGCATAAGCCCCATTGAAGATTTAGCCACCCGAACAACAACCGTACTGACAATGCGTATCTTTTCCGGCCCTCGGGCAATGGACTTTGTAGCTGGCCTGGAGTGTATTATCGGCTTGTGCTTTCTAAGTGGCCGATTCCTGCGAGTTGGAGTTTGGCTAATGGCTATTCAACTGATTGGGGCGATGTCGCCTTTACTTCTGTTTCCGGGTGAATTGTTTCCCGGCCCCCTGCATGCACCTACCCTGGCAGCACAGTATATCCTAAAGGATATTATCTTGATTGCGGCTGGAATGGTGATTGCCTCAACCTGGACAGGTGCTCGGATCGTAGCTAAGCCCCGGAGTTTTCGTAGTACATTACGTTCACGGGTGGCAGGCGTTGTTCGGAATCAACGCACAACATTGGCTTCGAACTAG
- a CDS encoding PAS domain-containing sensor histidine kinase, with the protein MPDNTQTLPSADSLNQRLDVDFALEAAGLGVWELDLTTRQLKWDERCQRLFGLTKGRHLSYQEAIAFIHPDDLNRVDSAVNWALNPQSGGRYDVTYRTIGADDNQLRWVRFIGKSYFHQNGQVYKFAGVAQDVTRQMEDQQAIQESEQRFRLLADALPQAIWVTDPTGNVEFLNKWWANYSGVAFEPTTAWQVAADSLHPEDAPRLVATFQQAIQQGKGFAIEQRNRSASGEYHWFLNIGEPYRDTKTGQITKWVGMSIDIDDRKQAEEALRQSEGRLRAVLDSLVDGVYIGRQEGITLVNQAALDQLGYMSAQELNRNIATLANEIQTRDWQTGAFIPVEEQAFARALAGEYVIQDVLVRHRLSGQDRVVRCAASPVAINGQVVAAVAINTDVTEFRQSEEALRQSEARYRQLAQELETRVQTRTHELELLNQDLHRSNDSLQQFAYVASHDLQEPLRKIQQFSTLLSQYLGEGLDATAIDYLERITRSGARMSTLIRDLLSYSRITTRQQPFGPISLNAVVTGVLETLSVEVELRQAQIEVDELPIVNGDDSQLSQLFQNLLSNALKYTPASQRPQIRVEYVHRHLAELPAEVRPNRSAPFYHQISVIDQGIGFDTKYLDRIFQVFQRLHSKSEFPGTGVGLAICQRVMENHGGGITASSKPGQGATFYVYFPA; encoded by the coding sequence ATGCCTGACAATACGCAAACGCTGCCTTCCGCAGACTCTCTTAACCAGCGACTTGACGTTGATTTTGCCCTGGAGGCCGCCGGTTTAGGCGTTTGGGAACTGGACCTGACAACCCGTCAGCTCAAATGGGACGAGCGCTGTCAGCGTCTTTTTGGCCTGACGAAAGGAAGGCATCTTTCCTACCAGGAAGCCATCGCCTTTATCCATCCCGACGATCTAAATCGGGTGGACAGCGCCGTTAACTGGGCTTTGAATCCGCAGTCAGGAGGGCGCTATGATGTCACCTATCGCACCATCGGGGCAGATGACAATCAGTTACGCTGGGTTCGCTTTATCGGCAAAAGTTATTTTCACCAAAACGGTCAGGTCTACAAGTTCGCTGGGGTGGCCCAGGATGTCACTCGGCAAATGGAAGACCAGCAGGCCATCCAGGAGAGCGAACAACGGTTCCGCCTGTTGGCCGATGCCTTACCCCAAGCCATCTGGGTTACTGATCCGACGGGAAATGTCGAATTTCTGAACAAATGGTGGGCTAATTACAGTGGCGTTGCGTTCGAACCCACAACGGCCTGGCAAGTGGCCGCCGACAGTCTGCACCCCGAAGATGCACCTAGGCTGGTGGCTACGTTTCAGCAGGCCATTCAGCAAGGCAAGGGCTTTGCCATTGAACAACGGAACCGCTCTGCCTCGGGGGAGTACCACTGGTTTCTCAATATTGGCGAGCCCTATCGGGATACCAAAACCGGTCAAATCACCAAATGGGTTGGGATGAGCATTGACATTGACGATCGGAAGCAAGCCGAAGAGGCCCTTCGTCAAAGTGAAGGTCGACTGCGGGCTGTGCTGGACAGCCTGGTCGATGGGGTGTACATTGGTAGGCAGGAAGGCATTACCCTGGTTAATCAGGCCGCCCTTGACCAATTAGGCTATATGTCTGCCCAGGAACTCAACCGCAACATCGCTACCCTAGCCAACGAAATCCAAACGCGCGACTGGCAAACCGGCGCGTTTATTCCGGTGGAGGAGCAGGCATTTGCCCGTGCCTTAGCCGGAGAATACGTGATTCAGGACGTGCTGGTGCGCCACCGCCTGAGTGGACAGGACCGGGTAGTACGCTGTGCAGCCTCGCCGGTAGCCATCAATGGTCAGGTGGTGGCGGCCGTGGCTATCAACACCGATGTCACCGAATTTCGCCAGTCGGAGGAAGCGCTTCGACAAAGTGAAGCCCGCTATAGGCAACTCGCCCAGGAGTTGGAAACCCGAGTGCAAACACGAACGCACGAACTAGAACTACTCAACCAAGATCTGCACCGATCCAATGATAGCCTTCAGCAATTTGCTTATGTAGCCAGTCACGATTTACAGGAGCCCCTGCGCAAAATTCAACAGTTTAGCACGCTGCTGAGCCAGTACCTGGGCGAGGGGCTCGACGCCACGGCGATCGATTACCTGGAACGCATCACCAGATCTGGGGCTCGCATGTCTACCTTGATTCGGGATTTACTGAGCTATTCCCGCATTACGACTCGTCAGCAACCCTTTGGACCCATTTCGCTTAACGCTGTCGTAACTGGCGTGCTGGAGACGCTCTCAGTAGAGGTCGAGCTACGGCAGGCTCAGATTGAGGTCGATGAACTGCCCATTGTGAATGGCGATGATTCCCAGTTGAGTCAGTTGTTTCAAAACCTGCTGAGCAATGCGCTCAAGTATACGCCAGCCTCCCAACGCCCCCAAATACGGGTGGAATATGTCCATCGGCATCTGGCCGAATTACCTGCCGAAGTACGGCCCAACCGGTCGGCACCTTTCTATCATCAGATTAGCGTAATCGATCAGGGTATCGGCTTTGACACCAAGTATCTGGATCGAATTTTCCAGGTGTTTCAACGATTGCATAGCAAAAGTGAATTTCCTGGCACCGGTGTCGGGCTGGCCATCTGCCAACGGGTAATGGAGAATCATGGCGGTGGCATCACCGCGAGCAGTAAACCGGGGCAGGGAGCTACTTTCTACGTATATTTTCCCGCATAG
- a CDS encoding SRPBCC family protein has translation MEAYITKTVTINAQASTVWRHLTVPDLMKQWMLDTDMAIDIITDWEAGSPIRMKGTMHGIDFENTGTVLTNVPDKTLQYTHLSSLSHLPNTPENQCVLTFTLTPVERLTQLTLTITNFPTDAIFRHLDFYWRTAIDLLKEAAEKDSFIINAD, from the coding sequence ATGGAAGCATATATCACCAAAACCGTCACTATTAACGCACAGGCCTCCACGGTTTGGCGTCATTTGACGGTGCCCGACTTGATGAAGCAATGGATGCTGGACACTGATATGGCGATTGACATCATCACCGATTGGGAAGCGGGAAGCCCGATCAGGATGAAGGGAACCATGCACGGCATTGACTTCGAAAATACAGGAACCGTTTTAACCAACGTCCCCGACAAAACGCTCCAATACACGCATCTAAGCTCGCTGTCGCACCTACCCAATACGCCCGAAAATCAGTGCGTGCTGACCTTTACCCTAACGCCCGTTGAGCGCCTAACCCAATTAACCCTAACCATCACCAACTTCCCCACAGACGCTATTTTCCGGCACCTTGATTTCTACTGGCGAACGGCAATTGACCTGTTGAAAGAAGCCGCCGAGAAAGACTCGTTTATCATAAACGCTGACTAG
- a CDS encoding DUF3800 domain-containing protein: MAAGLYSSFITKDESAEKIFEDFLLVMRGKKTFQESSFHSLSKENPFIEWLIDIITHNPSIILDEIQTKEKQPQKWILDLTMTSLLGILTDWSKNGEKLEVICDNSKVFIENPIVETFNKMGLIGSRIEFLGTTLGFNLEGEIVNADSKENIELQIADLFSSTVFYCLKNQNTQFSKDIMKIVLKNILCTPETFCVMPKIKSHKKEFEQNKYFYYSLMYLIYKDIKVNKGKED, from the coding sequence TTGGCAGCAGGACTTTACTCATCGTTTATTACAAAAGACGAATCCGCAGAAAAGATTTTTGAAGACTTCTTGCTTGTAATGCGTGGCAAAAAAACATTCCAAGAAAGTAGCTTTCATTCACTATCAAAGGAAAATCCGTTTATAGAGTGGCTTATAGATATAATAACGCATAATCCATCAATAATTCTTGACGAAATTCAAACTAAAGAAAAACAACCTCAAAAATGGATTTTAGACCTGACGATGACCTCGCTTTTAGGGATATTGACAGATTGGTCTAAAAATGGAGAGAAATTAGAAGTAATCTGTGATAACTCAAAGGTGTTCATTGAAAACCCTATTGTAGAGACCTTTAATAAAATGGGTCTTATTGGTTCAAGGATAGAATTCTTAGGAACAACGCTTGGGTTTAATCTTGAAGGAGAAATAGTTAACGCAGACTCGAAAGAAAATATTGAATTACAAATTGCTGATCTTTTCTCCTCAACAGTTTTTTATTGTCTAAAAAATCAAAACACTCAATTCAGCAAAGATATAATGAAAATTGTGCTAAAAAATATCCTTTGTACTCCAGAAACTTTTTGTGTAATGCCCAAAATAAAGTCGCACAAGAAAGAATTTGAGCAGAATAAGTATTTTTATTATTCACTTATGTATTTAATTTATAAAGACATAAAAGTAAATAAAGGCAAAGAAGACTGA
- a CDS encoding helix-turn-helix domain-containing protein: protein MGRKRHIQLTDLEQLTLQEGLKNHPKHEFRRGCQALLWNHKGWVLKTIAVALEVCPQSVSNWVTAFEQDGLVGLMRQKGQGRKPILSITNTVHQQALSKAVDAHYQDAGRIQAHLQTALGQPMSRDTVKRFLKKTTTPTIAYAEAPKPTRTR from the coding sequence ATGGGACGCAAACGCCATATCCAACTTACTGATTTAGAGCAACTCACCTTACAAGAAGGGCTTAAGAACCATCCCAAGCATGAGTTTCGGCGCGGCTGCCAAGCCCTGCTATGGAACCACAAGGGTTGGGTCCTCAAGACCATTGCTGTCGCATTGGAAGTCTGCCCCCAAAGCGTCAGCAACTGGGTGACCGCTTTTGAGCAAGACGGATTGGTGGGGCTCATGCGTCAGAAAGGACAAGGCCGCAAACCCATTCTCTCCATTACCAACACCGTCCACCAACAGGCACTGAGTAAGGCTGTTGACGCCCATTATCAGGATGCTGGCCGCATTCAAGCCCACCTACAGACCGCCTTGGGCCAGCCTATGAGCCGCGATACGGTCAAACGTTTTCTAAAAAAAACGACTACACCTACCATCGCTTACGCCGAAGCACCAAAGCCAACCAGAACCCGGTAA
- a CDS encoding DUF3800 domain-containing protein, which yields MKIFCDESGYTGADLLERAQPYFVYSGIKLDDKATGEIKNYIYSNYNIQNSEIKGKLIVNNQKGREVISHIFKRYGKFARIVFHDKKYALAAKIIEYGIEPYLTSSEIFYK from the coding sequence ATGAAAATATTTTGTGACGAATCTGGATATACAGGTGCGGACCTACTTGAAAGGGCACAACCGTATTTCGTTTATTCAGGCATAAAACTTGACGACAAAGCAACAGGAGAAATAAAAAATTACATTTACAGCAATTACAATATTCAAAATTCCGAAATAAAGGGAAAACTAATAGTAAATAATCAAAAGGGGCGAGAAGTAATAAGTCATATTTTTAAAAGGTATGGAAAATTTGCCAGAATAGTATTTCATGACAAAAAATATGCGCTCGCTGCAAAAATTATAGAATATGGAATTGAACCATATTTAACTTCAAGCGAAATCTTTTATAAGTAA
- a CDS encoding DoxX family protein, giving the protein MSNKLEHYYYEAKGNKWYHYFAVFCRLALAVAWTISGYVKISGERFAAGLSHNHPLGQYFDALLNTGYYYTFIGVGQIIVAILLLIPGTALIGAISSFPIILNVCVLTYSVRFEGTRAATFMLLANLFLLCWDYDRLKPILPFQANIANEKPSTGKFPFLFFGGVVATLAAVIVLNNVMYDIRPGNAPEECWNGCPGNSDPKACEEFCDCIHNKGKPLGTCLEAYEKAKEKDKKAS; this is encoded by the coding sequence ATGTCGAATAAACTTGAACACTATTATTATGAGGCAAAGGGAAACAAATGGTATCACTACTTCGCTGTTTTTTGTCGTCTGGCTTTGGCTGTTGCCTGGACAATTTCAGGCTATGTGAAAATTTCAGGGGAGCGATTTGCCGCTGGCTTATCCCATAATCACCCATTGGGACAATATTTTGATGCGTTACTGAATACCGGCTACTACTATACATTTATTGGGGTTGGGCAAATAATCGTTGCCATCCTATTACTCATTCCAGGAACTGCCCTTATTGGTGCGATTAGCAGCTTCCCGATTATCCTGAATGTTTGTGTGCTCACTTATTCCGTTCGGTTTGAAGGCACTCGGGCGGCAACATTTATGCTGTTGGCCAATTTATTTTTATTATGTTGGGACTATGATCGGCTAAAACCGATTCTACCCTTCCAGGCTAACATAGCGAACGAAAAGCCCTCAACTGGCAAATTTCCATTCCTGTTTTTTGGCGGTGTCGTGGCAACGCTGGCAGCGGTTATCGTTTTAAACAATGTCATGTACGACATCAGACCTGGTAATGCCCCGGAGGAATGCTGGAATGGTTGTCCTGGCAATAGTGATCCAAAAGCTTGTGAAGAATTTTGCGATTGTATTCACAACAAGGGCAAACCGCTTGGCACATGTTTAGAAGCGTACGAAAAGGCAAAAGAAAAAGATAAGAAGGCTAGTTAG